From Cronobacter turicensis z3032, the proteins below share one genomic window:
- the yggG gene encoding Uncharacterized metalloprotease yggG yields MMKTSMERGSITMKMRAIVLSMTAAALLSGCQNMNSNGLLSSGAEAFQAYTLSDAQVKALSDEACKSQDSKAKIAPANSQYTQRLNKIAAALGDNINGQPVNYKVYEEKDVNAFAMANGCIRVYSGLMDMMSDNEVEAVIGHEMGHVALGHVKRGMQVALGTNAVRGAAASAGGIVGSLSQSDLGELGEKLVNAQFSQRQESEADDYSYDLLRKRGINPSGLATSFEKLAKLEKGRQSSMFDDHPASEARAQHIRDRMKADGIK; encoded by the coding sequence ATAATGAAAACCTCAATGGAGCGTGGAAGCATAACGATGAAAATGCGCGCGATAGTACTGAGCATGACCGCGGCAGCCCTGCTGAGCGGTTGCCAAAACATGAATTCCAACGGCCTGCTGAGCTCAGGCGCCGAAGCATTCCAGGCTTACACCTTAAGCGACGCGCAGGTTAAAGCGCTGAGCGACGAGGCCTGTAAGTCGCAGGACAGCAAAGCGAAAATCGCCCCTGCGAACAGCCAGTATACGCAGCGCCTGAATAAAATCGCCGCGGCGCTCGGCGATAACATCAACGGCCAGCCGGTGAACTACAAGGTTTATGAAGAGAAGGACGTTAACGCCTTCGCGATGGCCAACGGCTGCATCCGCGTTTACAGCGGGCTGATGGACATGATGAGCGATAACGAAGTGGAAGCGGTGATTGGCCATGAAATGGGCCACGTCGCGCTGGGCCACGTGAAACGCGGGATGCAGGTAGCGCTTGGCACCAACGCGGTGCGTGGCGCGGCCGCTTCCGCAGGCGGTATCGTCGGCAGCCTGTCGCAGTCCGATTTAGGCGAGCTTGGCGAAAAACTGGTTAACGCGCAGTTCTCGCAGCGTCAGGAATCCGAAGCGGATGACTACTCCTACGATCTGCTGCGTAAACGCGGCATCAACCCATCGGGCCTTGCCACCAGCTTTGAGAAACTGGCGAAGCTTGAGAAAGGCCGTCAAAGCTCAATGTTTGACGATCACCCGGCCTCTGAAGCGCGCGCGCAGCATATTCGCGATCGCATGAAGGCCGATGGCATTAAATAA
- the speB gene encoding Agmatinase codes for MNTLGHQYDNSLVSNAFGFLRLPLNFMPYDSDAEWVITGIPFDMATSGRAGSRFGPAAIRQVSTNLAWEGNRFPWNFDMRKRLNVVDCGDLVYAFGDAREMSEKLQAHAERLLAAGKRMLSFGGDHFVTLPLLRAHAKHFGKMALVHFDAHTDTYANGCEFDHGTMFYTAPNEGLIDPTRSVQIGIRTEFDKDNGFTVLDAPQVNDRTVDDVVAQVKQIVGDMPVYLTFDIDCLDPAFAPGTGTPVIGGLTSDRALKLLRGIQDLNIVGMDIVEVAPAYDQSDITALAAATLALEMLYIQAAKKGE; via the coding sequence ATGAACACCTTAGGCCATCAGTACGACAACTCCCTGGTTTCCAACGCCTTTGGTTTTTTACGCCTGCCGTTGAATTTCATGCCGTATGACAGCGACGCCGAGTGGGTGATCACCGGTATTCCGTTCGACATGGCGACCTCAGGGCGCGCGGGTAGCCGCTTCGGACCTGCCGCTATCCGCCAGGTGTCCACCAACCTCGCATGGGAAGGCAACCGCTTCCCGTGGAACTTCGACATGCGTAAGCGCCTGAACGTCGTGGACTGTGGCGATCTGGTTTACGCTTTCGGCGATGCCCGCGAGATGAGTGAGAAGCTGCAGGCGCATGCAGAGCGACTGCTGGCGGCCGGTAAGCGTATGCTCTCTTTCGGCGGCGACCACTTCGTGACGCTGCCGCTGCTGCGCGCCCACGCGAAGCACTTCGGCAAAATGGCGCTGGTGCATTTCGACGCGCATACCGATACCTACGCGAATGGCTGTGAATTTGACCACGGCACCATGTTCTACACCGCGCCGAACGAAGGCCTGATCGATCCGACCCGCTCCGTGCAGATAGGCATCCGTACCGAGTTCGACAAAGACAACGGCTTTACCGTGCTGGACGCGCCGCAGGTGAATGACCGCACCGTTGACGACGTGGTCGCGCAGGTGAAACAGATCGTCGGCGATATGCCGGTATATCTGACGTTTGATATCGACTGCCTGGATCCGGCATTCGCACCAGGCACCGGTACGCCGGTGATTGGCGGCCTGACGTCCGATCGCGCGCTGAAGCTGCTGCGCGGCATTCAGGATCTGAATATCGTTGGTATGGATATTGTGGAAGTGGCGCCGGCTTACGACCAGTCTGATATCACCGCTCTGGCGGCGGCGACGCTGGCGCTGGAAATGCTCTACATCCAGGCCGCGAAAAAAGGCGAGTAA
- the speA gene encoding Biosynthetic arginine decarboxylase gives MFSSSPSSAGEQGVLRSMQEVAMSSQEASKMLRTYNIAWWGNNYYDVNELGHISVCPDPDVPEARVDLARLVKEREAQGQRLPALFCFPQILQHRLRSINAAFKRARESYGYNGDYFLVYPIKVNQHRRVIESLIHSGEPLGLEAGSKAELMAVLAHAGMTRSVIVCNGYKDREYIRLALIGEKMGHKVYLVIEKMSEIKIVLEEAERLNVIPRLGVRARLASQGSGKWQSSGGEKSKFGLAATQVLQLVEMLREADRLDSLQLLHFHLGSQMANIRDIATGVRESARFYVELHKLGVNIECFDVGGGLGVDYEGTRSQSDCSVNYGLNEYANNIIWAIGDACEENGLPHPTVITESGRAVTAHHTVLVSNIIGVERNEYTEPTAPSEDAPRPLQSMWETWQEMHEPGTRRSLREWLHDSQMDLHDIHIGYSSGSYTLQDRAWAEQLYLSLCQEVQKQLDPQNRAHRPIIDELQERMADKIYVNFSLFQSMPDAWGIDQLFPVLPLEGLNHAPTRRGVLLDITCDSDGTIDHYVDGDGIATTMPLPEYDPENPPPLGFFMVGAYQEILGNMHNLFGDTEAVDVFVFPDGSVEVELSDEGDTVADMLRYVQLDPDTLLTHFRDQVKQTDLDAALQQQFLEEFESGLYGYTYLEDE, from the coding sequence ATCTTTTCATCTTCGCCTTCGTCAGCGGGCGAACAGGGTGTACTACGTTCCATGCAGGAGGTTGCAATGAGCTCCCAGGAAGCCAGCAAGATGCTGCGCACTTACAATATTGCCTGGTGGGGCAATAACTACTACGACGTCAACGAACTGGGCCATATCAGCGTATGCCCCGATCCGGATGTCCCCGAAGCGCGCGTCGATCTCGCGAGGCTGGTGAAGGAGCGTGAAGCTCAGGGCCAGCGCCTGCCTGCATTGTTCTGCTTCCCGCAGATCCTGCAACATCGCCTGCGTTCCATTAACGCGGCGTTTAAGCGCGCCCGTGAGTCTTACGGCTATAACGGCGACTACTTCCTGGTTTACCCGATTAAGGTGAACCAGCATCGTCGCGTCATCGAATCGCTGATCCACTCCGGCGAACCGCTGGGTCTTGAAGCGGGCTCCAAAGCGGAGCTGATGGCGGTGCTGGCGCATGCGGGTATGACCCGTAGCGTTATCGTCTGTAACGGTTATAAAGACCGTGAATACATTCGTCTGGCGCTGATCGGCGAGAAGATGGGCCACAAGGTCTATCTGGTCATCGAAAAGATGTCGGAAATCAAAATCGTGCTGGAAGAAGCGGAACGCCTGAACGTGATCCCGCGCCTCGGCGTGCGTGCGCGTCTCGCCTCGCAGGGCTCCGGTAAATGGCAGTCTTCCGGCGGTGAAAAATCGAAATTCGGCCTGGCGGCAACGCAGGTGCTGCAACTGGTTGAGATGCTGCGCGAGGCGGATCGTCTCGACAGCCTGCAACTGCTGCACTTCCACCTGGGCTCCCAGATGGCGAACATCCGCGATATCGCCACCGGCGTGCGCGAATCCGCCCGCTTCTATGTGGAGCTGCACAAGCTTGGCGTGAATATCGAGTGCTTCGACGTGGGCGGCGGCCTCGGCGTGGATTATGAAGGGACGCGTTCGCAGTCTGACTGCTCGGTCAACTATGGCCTGAATGAATACGCGAACAACATTATCTGGGCTATCGGCGACGCGTGCGAAGAGAACGGTTTGCCGCATCCGACGGTGATCACCGAATCGGGCCGCGCCGTAACCGCGCACCACACCGTACTGGTCTCCAATATCATCGGCGTTGAGCGTAACGAATACACCGAGCCGACCGCGCCGTCTGAAGACGCGCCGCGCCCGCTGCAAAGCATGTGGGAAACCTGGCAGGAGATGCATGAACCGGGCACGCGCCGTTCGCTGCGCGAATGGCTGCACGACAGCCAGATGGATCTGCACGATATTCATATCGGCTACTCCTCAGGCTCCTACACGCTGCAGGACCGCGCCTGGGCTGAGCAGCTCTATCTGAGCCTGTGCCAGGAAGTGCAGAAACAGCTCGATCCGCAAAACCGCGCGCATCGCCCGATTATCGACGAACTGCAGGAGCGCATGGCGGATAAGATTTACGTCAACTTCTCCCTCTTCCAGTCGATGCCGGACGCCTGGGGTATCGATCAGCTCTTCCCGGTGCTGCCGCTGGAAGGCCTGAACCACGCGCCGACGCGCCGTGGCGTGCTGCTCGACATCACCTGTGATTCCGATGGCACTATCGATCACTACGTTGATGGCGACGGCATCGCGACCACCATGCCGCTGCCGGAATACGATCCGGAAAACCCGCCGCCGCTGGGCTTCTTTATGGTCGGCGCGTACCAGGAGATCCTGGGCAATATGCATAACCTCTTCGGCGATACCGAAGCGGTAGACGTATTTGTGTTCCCGGATGGCAGCGTGGAAGTGGAGCTTTCCGATGAAGGCGATACCGTGGCGGATATGCTGCGCTACGTACAGCTCGACCCGGATACGCTGCTGACGCATTTCCGCGATCAGGTCAAACAGACCGATCTGGATGCCGCGCTGCAACAGCAGTTCCTGGAAGAGTTCGAGAGCGGCCTGTACGGCTACACCTATCTCGAAGACGAGTAA
- the metK gene encoding S-adenosylmethionine synthetase, with product MAKHLFTSESVSEGHPDKIADQISDAVLDAILEQDPKARVACETYVKTGMVLVGGEITTSAWVDIEEITRNTVREIGYVHSDMGFDANSCAVLSAIGKQSPDINQGVDRTDPLEQGAGDQGLMFGYATNETDVLMPAPVTYAHRLVQRQAEVRKNGTLPWLRPDAKSQVTFQYDAGKIVGIDAVVLSTQHAEDIEQSVLHDAVMEEIIKPVLPAEWLNESTKYFINPTGRFVIGGPMGDCGLTGRKIIVDTYGGMARHGGGAFSGKDPSKVDRSAAYAARYVAKNIVAAGLADRCEIQVSYAIGVAEPTSIMVETFGTEKIATEQLTLLVREFFDLRPYGLIQMLDLLHPIYKETAAYGHFGREHFPWEKTDKAQLLRDAAGLK from the coding sequence ATGGCAAAACACCTTTTTACTTCTGAATCTGTTTCAGAAGGACATCCCGATAAAATTGCGGACCAGATCTCCGATGCAGTGCTGGACGCCATCCTTGAGCAGGATCCGAAAGCACGCGTGGCCTGCGAAACTTACGTGAAGACCGGCATGGTGCTGGTCGGTGGTGAAATCACTACCAGCGCGTGGGTGGATATCGAAGAGATTACCCGCAACACCGTACGCGAAATTGGCTACGTTCATTCCGATATGGGCTTTGACGCCAACTCTTGCGCCGTACTGAGCGCTATCGGCAAACAGTCCCCGGATATCAACCAGGGCGTTGACCGCACCGATCCGCTTGAACAGGGCGCGGGCGACCAGGGCCTGATGTTCGGCTACGCCACCAACGAAACCGACGTGCTGATGCCTGCGCCGGTCACCTACGCGCACCGTCTGGTACAGCGTCAGGCCGAAGTGCGTAAAAACGGCACGCTGCCGTGGCTGCGCCCGGATGCGAAAAGTCAGGTCACGTTCCAGTATGACGCCGGTAAAATCGTGGGTATCGATGCCGTCGTGCTCTCCACGCAGCACGCGGAAGACATCGAGCAGAGCGTTTTGCACGACGCCGTAATGGAAGAGATCATCAAGCCGGTTCTGCCTGCGGAATGGCTGAATGAATCCACCAAATATTTCATCAACCCGACTGGCCGTTTCGTTATCGGCGGACCGATGGGCGACTGCGGTCTGACGGGCCGTAAGATTATCGTCGACACCTACGGCGGCATGGCGCGTCACGGCGGCGGCGCGTTCTCGGGTAAGGACCCGTCTAAAGTTGACCGTTCCGCCGCCTACGCGGCGCGTTACGTGGCGAAAAACATCGTGGCCGCAGGCCTTGCCGACCGCTGTGAAATCCAGGTGTCTTACGCCATCGGCGTGGCGGAGCCGACCTCCATCATGGTTGAAACGTTCGGCACCGAGAAAATTGCGACCGAGCAACTCACCCTGCTGGTGCGTGAGTTCTTCGATCTGCGTCCGTACGGCCTGATCCAGATGCTGGATCTGCTGCACCCGATCTACAAAGAAACCGCCGCTTACGGTCACTTTGGTCGTGAACACTTCCCGTGGGAAAAAACCGACAAAGCGCAACTGCTGCGCGATGCTGCCGGTCTGAAATAA